The following are encoded together in the Zingiber officinale cultivar Zhangliang chromosome 8A, Zo_v1.1, whole genome shotgun sequence genome:
- the LOC122011278 gene encoding CASP-like protein 2A1, whose protein sequence is MDGKEKHHGSAFYFAIPRPTTLARSWTVFLLDQLMTYIILAAGTVSTEILYWAYKGDVNVTWSEACSVFDTFCRRATTSVGITFGSAVCYVLLSLVSSYRLFSTFAAPVPFLSSKSQEIAAFPS, encoded by the exons ATGGACGGAAAGGAAAAACACCATGGCTCGGCGTTCTACTTCGCCATCCCTCGTCCGACGACTCTGGCCCGCTCATGGACCGTCTTCCTTCTGGACCAG CTGATGACATACATAATCCTTGCCGCCGGAACAGTGTCGACGGAAATACTATATTGGGCATACAAGGGCGACGTGAATGTTACATGGAGTGAAGCTTGCAGTGTCTTCGACACCTTCTGCCGACGAGCCACCACCTCAGTCGGGATCACCTTCGGCTCGGCGGTTTGCTATGTGCTGCTCTCCCTTGTCTCGTCCTACCGCCTTTTCAGCACCTTTGCAGCCCCCGTCCCCTTCCTGAGCAGCAAGAGCCAGGAGATAGCAGCCTTCCCTAGCTGA
- the LOC122011279 gene encoding uncharacterized protein LOC122011279, which translates to MVRRIRHPAGLHFRGLSTEQRASREVTNREILRVLHARLNHMGGSWVDELPSVLWALRTTPKEGTGATPFHLVYGGEAIVAVEIEVEYDRIQHYGEDNAKRRLLELDLMDKAHVTRIWKKVKLVDDVTKLEASWAGPFKVVEKLRSDAYYLEDEDGRQLERHGA; encoded by the exons ATGGTGCGGAGAATACGACATCCAGCAGGTCTTCACTTCCGTGGCTTATCCACAGAGCAACGAGCAAGTAGAGAGGTCACCAATCGGGAAATCCTCCGAGTCCTGCACGCTCGGCTCAATCATATGGGAGGCAGCTGGGTGGATGAGCTCCCCAGTGTACTGTGGGCACTCcgcacgactcctaaggaagggacCGGGGCAACTCCTTTCCACCTAGTGTATGGTGGCGAAGCGATCGTCGCCGTCGAAATTGAAGTCGAATACGATCGGATACAACACTACGGCGAGGACAACGCCAAGCGGAGGCTTTTGGAGCTAGACTTGATGGACAAAGCTCAT GTGACCAGgatatggaagaaagtgaagctggTCGATGACGTCACCAAGCTGGAGGCTTCATGGGctggacccttcaaggtcgtggaGAAGCTCCGGTCAgacgcctactacttggaggatgaggatggacgacAACTAGAGCGCCATGGAGCGTGA